A window from Zonotrichia albicollis isolate bZonAlb1 chromosome 8, bZonAlb1.hap1, whole genome shotgun sequence encodes these proteins:
- the ATG4C gene encoding cysteine protease ATG4C, with protein sequence MEATGTDEVEKIKSKFMSAWHNMKYSWVLKTKTYFSRNSPVFLLGKCYHFKTEDSGELSTDGSSFDKISPEISGNVEEFRKDFISRIWLTYREEFPQIQGSALTTDCGWGCTLRTGQMLLAQGLMLHFLGRAWVWPEALAMDGCDSESWPSSTVRKLTASLEASLTADREPRLLARPPARRDCDGTERRNELYHRKIISWFGDSPLAAFGLHQLIEYGKKSGKMAGDWYGPAVVAHILRKAVEEARDPELQGVTVYVAQDCTVYSSDVIDRQCSLLGSGRAAPKAVIVLVPVRLGGERTNTDYLEFVKGILSLEYCVGIIGGRPKQSYYFAGFQDDSLIYMDPHYCQSFVDVSIKDFPLESFHCPSPKKMSFKKMDPSCTIGFYCRTVQDFEKASEEITKMLKSSSKEKYPLFTFVKGHSRDYDFASSPLHEENDLFSEDEKKRLKRFSTEEFVLL encoded by the exons ATGGAGGCCACGGGGACAGATGAAGTAGAAAAGATCAAATCAAAGTTTATGTCTGCATGGCACAACATGAAATACA GTTGGGTGTTGAAAACAAAAACTTACTTCAGTCGGAACTCTCCAGTTTTTCTGCTGGGAAAATGTTACCACTTCAAAACTGAGG ACTCTGGGGAGCTCTCTACAGATGGGTCCAGTTTTGACAAAATCAGCCCTGAGATTTCGGGGAACGTGGAGGAATTCCGCAAGGATTTCATTTCCAGGATCTGGCTGACCTACAGGGAGGAGTTCCCTCAGatccagggctctgctctgaccACGGACTGTGGCTGGGGCTGCACGCTGAGAACGGGGCAGATgctgctggcccaggggctgatgctGCATTTCCTTGGGAGAG cctgggtgtgGCCGGAGGCGCTGGCCATGGACGGCTGTGACTCGGAGTCGTGGCCCAGCAGCACGGTCAGGAAGCTCACGGCCTCCCTGGAGGCGTCGCTCACGGCCGACAgggagcccaggctgctggcccggcCCCCTGCCCGCAGGGACTGCGATGGCACCGAGAGGAGGAACGAGCTGTATCACAGGAAAATCATCTCCTGGTTTGGGGACTCCCccctggcagcctttgggctgCACCAGCTGATAGAGTACGGCAAGAAATCCGGGAAGATGGCGGGGGACTGGTACGGGCCCGCCGTGGTGGCGCACATACTGAG AAAAGCTGTTGAAGAAGCAAGAGACCCTGAGCTGCAAGGAGTAACAGTCTATGTTGCCCAGGATTGTACAG TGTACAGCTCGGATGTCATTGACAGGCAGTGCTCCttgctgggctctgggagagcagCCCCCAAAGCTGTGATTGTGCTGGTTCCTGTCAGACTCGGTGGGGAGAGAACAAACACTGACTACCTGGAGTTTGTAAAG GGAATTTTGAGCCTGGAGTACTGTGTTGGCATCATTGGTGGCAGACCCAAGCAATCCTATTACTTTGCTGGATTCCAAG ATGACAGTTTGATTTACATGGATCCTCATTACTGCCAATCTTTTGTAGATGTCAGCATAAAGGATTTCCCTCTTGAG TCATTCCACTGTCCTTCTCCCAAAAAGATGTCCTTCAAAAAAATGGACCCGAGCTGCACCATAGGATTTTACTGTAGGACTGTGCAGGACTTTGAGAAGGCGTCTGAAGAAATCACCAAG ATGCTGAAATCTTCATCCAAGGAGAAATATCCCCTGTTTACTTTTGTCAAGGGTCATTCTAGAGACTATGACTTTGCTTCCAGTCCACTCCATGAAGAAAATGACCTTTTCTCTGAGGATGAGAAGAAAAGGCTGAAGAGATTTAGCACAGAGGAGTTTGTCTTGCTTTAA